AAGCATCGCCCGGCGGAAGCGTGCCGAGATAGAGAGTCGAGCAAGGAGGCGCCGCGGCCGGCCGGCAACGGTCGAAGACTACGAGGTCGATCGTTCCCGAATCGACGAGCGAGCGATAGTCGGGCGTTTCGAGAAACGCCGGCGGCTTCGTCACGGCCGTACACCATCGCAGAGCTTCCTCGGTAACGAGCGCCGCCTCGAGATACCGATTGCCCGGCGATACCAACAGCACTTGCGTTTTATGCGGCGGCGCGAGCACGCCCCAAGCCTTATCGTCGACGGCCAACTCATCGTCGACCAGCAAGCGCAATTCCCAGACGCCGTCCGCTGCTTGCGGGATCGTGAAGAGGACATCTTTCTGCGAGCTCGAGTTGATCGTGATCCGCTGCGCATCGACGAGCCGATCGGCCGTGCGTAGTTCGACATCGACGGTTCGTTCGCCGGCGTCGAAGTTCTTAAGCTTGGCGAGCGCTTGAGCGGAGTCGCTCTTCTCGGCGCTGCGCGTAATCACGAACTGGACGATGCCGATGTTTTTCGTCGTCGACAAGCCGATCGGAATGAAAACCGGTTCGAGATTCTCAAGCGACACGTTTTCGATCGGGGGAAAGTTTCCGTCGCTCGCGATGAAGACTTGCGTCCGTCGAGCATCGTCAGCGGGAGCGTCGCCGGCGCTCGGCGTAGGACCGGCTCGTCCGGCGCAAATGCGGAGTGCTTCGTCGAGCGACGTCGCTTGATTCGTCGGGCCGATTTCAGCGACCGCTCTACGCAACCGTTCGCGGCTATCGGTAAACGCTTGCTCGACCCGCACGCCGTCGGCAAAGCTCACGACCATGCCCGTATCGCCGGAGTTCATGCGCTCGATCAAGCTCGTAATCCTGCGCTTCGCTTCGTCCAGCCGCGTCGGGCGGACGTCGTCGGCCGACATGCTCGCCGAATTATCGACGAGAAAGATATAACGTCCGCCGCGCAAGGCCGACCCCTGCCAGGTAGGACGAAGCAGCGCGAGCGCCGCGAGCGCGATCAGCAATAATTGCAGGAGCAACAACAGGCTCCGCCGCAACCGCTGCCACAACGCGTTGACGCGATGATCTTCGACCGTGCGCCGCCAGAGATACGTGCTCGGCACGGAGAC
Above is a window of Planctomycetia bacterium DNA encoding:
- a CDS encoding VWA domain-containing protein, translated to MEGAIAGLSWWQWAIPPAAAAAILALYFLKMRRKPVSVPSTYLWRRTVEDHRVNALWQRLRRSLLLLLQLLLIALAALALLRPTWQGSALRGGRYIFLVDNSASMSADDVRPTRLDEAKRRITSLIERMNSGDTGMVVSFADGVRVEQAFTDSRERLRRAVAEIGPTNQATSLDEALRICAGRAGPTPSAGDAPADDARRTQVFIASDGNFPPIENVSLENLEPVFIPIGLSTTKNIGIVQFVITRSAEKSDSAQALAKLKNFDAGERTVDVELRTADRLVDAQRITINSSSQKDVLFTIPQAADGVWELRLLVDDELAVDDKAWGVLAPPHKTQVLLVSPGNRYLEAALVTEEALRWCTAVTKPPAFLETPDYRSLVDSGTIDLVVFDRCRPAAAPPCSTLYLGTLPPGDAWRSAPLVDLPQVIDVARTHPLMQNVVLGEVLIAEGAPPTGPSGTQMLIDSDRGTLAVVAPRDAYEDAVLGFAMFNAEGAPLTNWPLVDGGGFEQFVLNTVQYFGRDRRGAAAESTKPGQTLRFRLEALDKATIVAPDGSRTALQRSPQGDFSFYATNQVGPYRVVDGERMRRAFAVNLFDSRESNISVADQPTLRVGQEEIVGKSDWEETRLEGWKPFLLLALVLLLAEWYIYGRRASL